In one window of Megalops cyprinoides isolate fMegCyp1 chromosome 24, fMegCyp1.pri, whole genome shotgun sequence DNA:
- the LOC118771500 gene encoding tripartite motif-containing protein 65-like: MATSISVEQDQFSCTICQDLLKDPVTIPCRHSYCMDCIKGCWDQDDQTGVYSCPQCRQTFTPRPVLGRNTILAEVVEKLKSTGLQAAPPAHCYAGPGDVDEHRGHDTVSAAAERTEKQKHLGATQKESQQSIQEREKELQDLRQAVESLTRSAQSAVEDSERILTELIRSIERRLSEVKELIRDQEKAAVSQAEGVMEQLEQEIAELKRRDAEMEQLSHTEDHIDFLQRELTDQEQRNVQL; encoded by the exons ATGGCAACCAGTATCTCAGTGGAGCAGGACCAGTTCAGCTGTACAATCTGTCAGGATCTACTGAAGGATCCGGTGACTATTCCCTGCagacacagttactgtatggaCTGTattaagggctgctgggatcaggatgaTCAAACTGGTGTctacagctgtccccagtgcagGCAGACCTTCACTCCAAGGCCGGTTCTGGGCAGAAACACCATACTGGCTGAAGtggtggagaagctgaagaGTACAGGACTCcaagctgctcctcctgctcactgttacgCTGGACCTGGAGACG tggatgaacacagaggccacgatacagtctcagctgcagcagaaaggactgagaaacag AAACACCTGGGGGCAACACAAAAGGAATCCCAGCAGAGcatccaggagagagagaaggagctgcaggatctgagacaggctgtggagtcACTCACG CGCTCTGCACAGTCAGCAGTGGAGGACAGCGAGAGGATCTTGACTGAGCTGATCCGCTCCATTGAGAGAAGGCTCTCTGAGGTGAAagagctgatcagagatcaggagaaggctgcagtgagtcaggCTGAAGGAGTCATGGAGcaactggagcaggagattgctgagctgaagaggagagatgctgagatggagcagctttcacacacagaggatcacatcGATTTCCTCCAG AGAGAACTGACAGACCAAGAGCAGAGGAACGTGCAGCTGTAG
- the LOC118770887 gene encoding protein THEM6-like, with amino-acid sequence MLLWVLAVLLLLFSGLDVWYFLRAAAVVLRAWFQTPVRDVLAEQRFRCWVVPHDIDHMGHVNNARYLRECDFARFSFYTRNGVFRALWATGGSMVVGASTIRYRRSLSLGEAFELRSRVVAWDDRAFYLEQRFVSCADGFVSAVMLCKQTLIRSTPDKILQFLCKRKVESPEFPEDLQHWLSFITASSQALRAESSTEEKNK; translated from the exons ATGTTGCTGTGGGTGCTGGCCGTGCTGCTCCTGCTCTTCAGCGGTCTGGACGTGTGGTACTTCCTGCGGGCGGCGGCCGTGGTGTTGCGGGCGTGGTTCCAGACCCCGGTGCGGGACGTCCTGGCGGAGCAGAGGTTCCGGTGCTGGGTGGTGCCCCACGACATCGACCACATGGGTCACGTGAACAACGCCCGCTACCTGCGGGAGTGCGACTTCGCCCGATTTTCCTTCTACACCCGCAACGGGGTGTTCCGGGCGCTGTGGGCGACGGGCGGGAGCATGGTGGTGGGCGCGTCCACCATCCGCTACCGGCGCTCGCTGTCGTTGGGCGAGGCCTTCGAGCTGCGCAGTCGCGTCGTCGCCTGGGACGACAGGGCCTTTTACCTGGAGCAGCGGTTCGTCTCCTGCGCAGACGGGTTTGTCTCCGCGGTGATGCTGTGCAAACAGACGCTGATTCGCAGCACGCCGGACAAGATCCTGCAGTTCCTCTGCAAGAGgaag gtggaGTCCCCAGAGTTCCCAGAGGACCTCCAGCACTGGCTCAGCTTCATCACAGCCAGCAGCCAGGccctgagagcagagagcagcacagaggagaagaacaagtga